In Arsenicicoccus sp. oral taxon 190, the following are encoded in one genomic region:
- the rplM gene encoding 50S ribosomal protein L13, with protein MRTYTPKPGEVTRTWHVIDASDVVLGRLATQAATLLRGKHKPTFAPHIDTGDFVIIINAEKVALTGAKLEQKRAYRHSGYPGGLKSTSYAELLEKDPRKAIEKAIRGMLPKNSLARQQMTKLKVYVGDQHPHQAQQPVPFEITQVAQ; from the coding sequence GTGCGTACGTACACCCCGAAGCCGGGCGAGGTCACTCGCACCTGGCACGTGATCGACGCGTCCGACGTCGTGCTCGGACGCCTGGCCACCCAGGCCGCCACGCTGCTGCGCGGCAAGCACAAGCCGACCTTCGCGCCGCACATCGACACCGGCGACTTCGTCATCATCATCAACGCCGAGAAGGTCGCCCTCACCGGCGCCAAGCTCGAGCAGAAGCGCGCCTACCGCCACTCCGGCTACCCGGGCGGCCTCAAGAGCACCTCCTACGCCGAGCTGCTGGAGAAGGACCCCCGCAAGGCCATCGAGAAGGCCATCCGCGGGATGCTCCCCAAGAACTCCCTCGCCCGTCAGCAGATGACCAAGCTCAAGGTCTACGTCGGCGACCAGCACCCGCACCAGGCGCAGCAGCCTGTCCCCTTCGAGATCACCCAGGTCGCGCAGTAA
- the rpsI gene encoding 30S ribosomal protein S9 gives MADTSIDVETQLDTDEPELTEYTSESSAPVEPTRKPSASAPGAGTGRRKQAIARVRIVPGTGEWKINGRTLEEYFPNKVHQQIVNEPLKVLELDGAYDVLVRVHGGGPSGQAGAVRLGVARSLNEVDSELNRPVLKKAGFLTRDARVPERKKAGLKKARKAPQYSKR, from the coding sequence GTGGCTGACACCAGCATCGACGTCGAGACCCAGCTCGACACCGACGAGCCCGAGCTCACCGAGTACACCAGCGAGTCCTCGGCCCCGGTCGAGCCGACCCGCAAGCCCTCCGCCTCCGCTCCCGGCGCCGGCACCGGCCGCCGCAAGCAGGCCATCGCCCGCGTGCGCATCGTCCCCGGCACCGGCGAGTGGAAGATCAACGGCCGCACCCTCGAGGAGTACTTCCCCAACAAGGTGCACCAGCAGATCGTCAACGAGCCCCTCAAGGTGCTCGAGCTCGACGGCGCCTACGACGTGCTCGTGCGCGTCCACGGCGGTGGCCCCTCCGGCCAGGCCGGTGCGGTCCGCCTCGGCGTGGCCCGCTCGCTCAACGAGGTCGACTCCGAGCTCAACCGCCCGGTCCTGAAGAAGGCCGGCTTCCTGACCCGCGACGCCCGCGTCCCGGAGCGCAAGAAGGCCGGTCTCAAGAAGGCCCGCAAGGCCCCGCAGTACTCCAAGCGCTGA